From one Neofelis nebulosa isolate mNeoNeb1 chromosome 4, mNeoNeb1.pri, whole genome shotgun sequence genomic stretch:
- the CCDC201 gene encoding coiled-coil domain-containing protein 201, with protein MESGAQVSGLKSTAEDEGPSSVTSQLSPRNVPKHSTPRDATPSLHRRPPGRVPYRPEGSPVAESPLPESLSWSTMATLRNLQLSTVWPAPTSDPWDPEEDPLTPASVTRRQQQAESRGERSRSPHLRLPGVPNTSGKRRRDPKELAAVTERVRQWEVRLLRDIEEATQHELTIEDDCILGPGQEALCSGAPAASPPSTDCKP; from the exons ATGGAGTCCGGGGCGCAG GTGTCTGGGCTGAAGTCCACCGCAGAAGATGAGGGTCCTTCTTCAGTGACGAGTCAGCTGTCCCCGAGAAACGTCCCGAAGCATAGCACCCCCCGGGATGCCACGCCCAGCCTGCACAGGAGGCCACCGGGCCGTGTCCCCTACCGCCCGGAAGGGAGCCCCGTGGCTGAGTCCCCGCTGCCCGAAAGCCTTTCCTGGAGCACCATGGCCACCCTCCGGAACCTGCAGCTCTCTACCGTCTGGCCGGCACCCACCTCCGACCCCTGGGATCCCGAGGAAGATCCTCTTACACCCGCCTCAGTCACTCGGAGGCAGCAGCAGGCAGAGTCCCGGGGAGAACGGAGCCGGTCTCCACACTTGAGGTTGCCCGGGGTCCCCAACACCtcggggaagagaaggagggaccCAAAGGAGCTGGCGGCTGTG ACAGAGCGCGTGAGGCAGTGGGAAGTCAGGCTGCTTCGGGACATCGAGGAGGCCACTCAGCATGAGCTCACCATCGAGGACGACTGCATTTTGGGGCCGGGCCAGGAAGCACTGTGTTCTGGGGCTCCCGCGGCCAGCCCTCCATCCACCGACTGCAAACCCTGA